A stretch of the Poseidonibacter parvus genome encodes the following:
- the fabG gene encoding 3-oxoacyl-ACP reductase FabG: MNFTGSNVLVTGASRGIGAQIAKTLAGYGLKVWINYRSGAEAAQKIQEEIEAAGGKAAIIKADVTNEEEFNAAIKTIIDADGEISYLVNNAGITKDKLALRMSVDDFNDVISANLTSTFIGCKASLKAMGKKRFGSIVNISSIVGEMGNPGQTNYAASKGGVNAMTKAFAKEAAARGIRYNAVTPGFIQTDMTHELKAEVKAEYEKNIPLSRFGNPSEIADAVAFLLSDHSSYITGEILKVNGGLYV; this comes from the coding sequence ATGAATTTTACAGGTTCAAATGTATTAGTAACTGGTGCTAGTCGTGGTATTGGTGCTCAAATTGCAAAAACTTTAGCTGGCTATGGATTAAAAGTATGGATTAACTATAGAAGTGGAGCAGAAGCTGCACAAAAGATTCAAGAAGAAATAGAAGCTGCAGGTGGAAAAGCTGCAATAATTAAAGCTGATGTAACAAATGAAGAAGAGTTTAATGCTGCAATTAAAACTATTATTGATGCAGATGGTGAAATTTCATACTTAGTTAATAATGCTGGAATTACAAAAGATAAATTAGCATTAAGAATGAGTGTTGATGATTTTAATGATGTAATTTCTGCAAACTTAACATCTACATTTATTGGATGTAAAGCTTCATTAAAAGCTATGGGTAAAAAAAGATTTGGATCTATTGTAAACATCTCTTCAATTGTTGGAGAAATGGGAAATCCAGGTCAAACAAATTATGCTGCATCAAAAGGTGGAGTAAATGCTATGACTAAAGCTTTTGCAAAAGAAGCAGCAGCTCGAGGTATTAGATATAATGCAGTTACTCCAGGATTCATTCAAACTGATATGACTCATGAATTAAAAGCTGAAGTTAAAGCAGAATATGAAAAAAATATTCCATTATCAAGATTTGGAAATCCAAGTGAAATTGCTGATGCAGTTGCATTTTTATTAAGTGATCATTCATCTTATATTACAGGTGAAATATTAAAAGTTAATGGTGGATTATACGTATAA
- the queC gene encoding 7-cyano-7-deazaguanine synthase QueC, protein MSKQTTSKSKKAICILSGGMDSTLASYIAKKDGNEIIAVHFNYGQRTEKRELKAFRDICNDLEILNKYEIDIPFFTQIGASALTDETIDVPVNGVESGVPITYVPFRNGIFLSITAAIAEKEEASAMYIGVVQEDSSGYPDCTDEFIADITKAINQGTKETTKIEIKTPLVHLSKKQIVQHAKELNVPLEHTWSCYKESEKACGVCDSCRLRLNGFKLANAKDPIPYKV, encoded by the coding sequence ATGAGTAAACAAACAACATCTAAAAGCAAAAAAGCTATATGTATTTTAAGTGGGGGAATGGACTCTACACTTGCATCATATATTGCAAAAAAAGATGGTAATGAAATAATTGCTGTTCATTTTAATTATGGACAAAGAACAGAAAAAAGAGAATTAAAAGCATTTAGAGATATTTGCAATGATTTAGAAATTTTAAATAAATATGAAATAGATATTCCATTTTTCACACAAATTGGAGCAAGTGCATTAACGGATGAAACAATTGATGTTCCAGTAAATGGAGTTGAAAGTGGAGTTCCAATTACTTATGTGCCTTTTAGAAATGGAATTTTTCTTTCAATTACAGCTGCAATTGCTGAAAAAGAAGAAGCAAGTGCTATGTATATAGGTGTTGTTCAAGAAGATAGTTCAGGTTATCCTGATTGTACTGATGAGTTTATTGCTGATATTACAAAAGCTATTAATCAAGGAACAAAAGAGACTACAAAAATTGAAATAAAAACACCTCTAGTGCATTTAAGCAAAAAACAGATTGTTCAACATGCAAAAGAATTAAATGTTCCTTTAGAGCACACATGGTCATGTTATAAAGAAAGTGAAAAAGCCTGTGGTGTATGTGATTCTTGTAGACTTAGATTAAATGGGTTTAAACTTGCAAATGCAAAAGACCCAATTCCTTACAAAGTATAA
- the petA gene encoding ubiquinol-cytochrome c reductase iron-sulfur subunit: MSNQTNRRDFLGYSFAAVAAVGGAASLVGMKQAWDPLPSVLAGGFTNVELGSLKAGNPVTVSWRGKPIFLLKKTAEMEEAPRDLIIGSDRFTVAIGLCTHLGCIPAWKKDMWKCACHGGEFNASGTQTFGPPPRPLDLPPFSVKGTSIVLGEEGPEYKKIAAAMMA, from the coding sequence ATGTCTAATCAAACTAATAGACGAGATTTTCTTGGTTACTCATTTGCTGCAGTTGCTGCAGTAGGTGGTGCTGCGTCACTTGTTGGAATGAAACAAGCATGGGATCCACTTCCAAGCGTTTTAGCTGGAGGTTTTACAAATGTAGAACTTGGTAGTTTAAAAGCTGGAAATCCTGTAACTGTATCATGGAGAGGAAAGCCAATTTTCTTACTAAAGAAAACTGCTGAAATGGAAGAAGCTCCTAGAGACTTAATAATCGGTTCTGACAGATTTACTGTTGCAATTGGGTTATGTACTCACTTAGGGTGTATTCCAGCATGGAAGAAAGATATGTGGAAATGTGCATGTCATGGTGGAGAGTTTAATGCTAGTGGAACACAAACATTTGGACCTCCTCCAAGACCTCTTGATTTACCACCGTTTAGTGTAAAAGGAACATCTATCGTTTTAGGTGAAGAAGGTCCTGAATACAAAAAAATCGCTGCTGCGATGATGGCATAA
- the thrC gene encoding threonine synthase — translation MNFIETRGNDGIKPTEVPFSEAILNPSASFGGLYVPKELPTLEENFLQNHVDKSYKELAYDILKAFQIDIDENEINKALDLYDNFDDASNPCPVVRVKDDLFVHEQYHGPTRAFKDMALQPFGSILSSIAKKRNENYLILAATSGDTGPAALNTFKNKENIQVACLYPDGGTSDVQRLQMVCEDGKNLKVIGIKGNFDDAQTALKNLLASQSFKDELQNDGIKLSAANSVNFGRIIFQIIYHFWSYIQLLKQQEIKMGEKIYLVVPSGNFGNVLGAFYAKAMGVPVEKFLVASNENNILTQWINTGIYDIRGKELKLTKSPAMDILKSSNIERVMYSLYGAQRTKELLDDLKENNIFKMSKNETLKLQEEFAAVNSDDAYGQKIIKEFLDDGYLMDPHTATCLKAYEDLKQKDLKTVIYSTAEWTKFSPTVLNSLNQNDVKYTDKEALDEISSKYNANLPQSIKDLFNSKINHDSIIDKKDIESQIVKFIRES, via the coding sequence ATGAATTTTATTGAAACAAGAGGAAATGATGGAATTAAACCTACAGAAGTTCCATTTAGTGAAGCTATTTTAAATCCAAGTGCTTCTTTTGGAGGATTGTATGTTCCAAAAGAGTTACCAACTTTAGAAGAAAACTTTTTACAAAATCATGTAGATAAAAGTTATAAAGAATTAGCTTATGATATTTTAAAAGCTTTCCAAATTGATATTGATGAAAATGAGATAAATAAAGCACTTGATTTGTATGATAATTTTGATGATGCTTCAAACCCATGTCCAGTTGTACGTGTAAAAGATGATTTATTTGTTCATGAACAATATCATGGTCCAACAAGGGCTTTTAAAGATATGGCACTTCAACCTTTTGGTTCAATTTTAAGCTCAATTGCTAAAAAAAGAAATGAAAACTATTTAATTCTTGCGGCAACTTCAGGTGACACTGGACCAGCTGCACTTAATACTTTTAAAAATAAAGAAAATATACAAGTAGCTTGTCTTTATCCAGATGGAGGAACTTCTGATGTTCAAAGATTACAAATGGTTTGTGAAGATGGAAAAAACTTAAAAGTAATTGGAATCAAAGGAAACTTTGATGATGCACAAACAGCTTTGAAAAATCTTCTAGCATCACAAAGTTTTAAAGATGAATTACAAAATGATGGAATTAAATTAAGTGCAGCAAACTCTGTAAACTTTGGAAGAATTATTTTCCAAATTATTTATCATTTCTGGTCATATATTCAACTTCTTAAACAACAAGAAATCAAAATGGGTGAAAAAATATACCTAGTAGTACCTTCAGGAAACTTTGGAAATGTATTAGGAGCTTTTTATGCAAAAGCAATGGGAGTTCCAGTTGAGAAATTTTTAGTTGCTTCAAATGAAAACAATATTTTAACACAATGGATTAACACTGGTATTTATGATATTCGTGGAAAAGAGTTAAAACTTACAAAATCACCTGCAATGGATATTTTAAAATCTTCAAATATTGAAAGAGTTATGTATTCACTTTATGGAGCACAAAGAACAAAAGAATTATTAGATGATTTAAAAGAAAACAACATCTTTAAAATGAGTAAAAATGAAACACTTAAACTTCAAGAAGAGTTTGCAGCTGTAAATTCTGATGATGCTTATGGTCAAAAAATTATAAAAGAGTTTCTGGACGATGGATATTTAATGGATCCACATACAGCAACTTGTTTAAAAGCATATGAAGATTTAAAACAAAAAGATTTAAAAACTGTGATTTATTCTACAGCAGAATGGACTAAATTTTCTCCAACAGTTCTTAACTCTTTAAATCAAAATGATGTAAAATATACGGACAAAGAGGCATTAGATGAGATATCTTCTAAATATAATGCTAACTTACCTCAAAGTATAAAAGATTTATTTAACTCAAAAATAAATCATGATTCAATTATTGATAAAAAAGATATTGAATCGCAAATTGTTAAATTTATTAGAGAGTCATAA
- the acpP gene encoding acyl carrier protein — translation MALLEDVIEVVVEQLDCDAAEVKEDSKFIEDLGADSLDVVELVMALEEKFDIEIPDEDAEGILTVSDAIKYIENNA, via the coding sequence ATGGCATTATTAGAAGATGTAATAGAAGTTGTAGTTGAGCAATTAGATTGTGATGCGGCAGAAGTAAAAGAAGATTCAAAGTTTATTGAAGATTTAGGTGCAGATTCACTTGACGTTGTTGAATTAGTTATGGCTTTAGAAGAAAAATTTGATATTGAAATCCCTGATGAAGATGCAGAAGGTATTTTAACAGTATCAGATGCTATTAAATACATCGAAAATAACGCGTAA
- a CDS encoding cytochrome b, with protein sequence MAKFEKANSVGEWLDQRLNTTTFNKVMMTEYWIPKDINFLWAMGVLLATTFGILIISGIFLMMYYKPDIGLAFDSVNYTIMQEVAFGWLFRHMHGVAASVVFLIIYIHMFTGIYYGSYKQGREMIWISGMLLFMTFSAAGFSGYMLPWGQMSYWAAMVITNLFGGVPVIGDALVIWIRGDFNVADATLTRFFMLHVFLLPITIMGIIGLHFYTLRIPHVNNQTSDEFDFDEEAEKYLAGNKKESKVIPFWPVFISKDLAVLGIFLIFYFYLVFFHYNFAMDPVNFDPADNMVTPAHIYPEWYFLWSYEVLRGFFFDIAGFKAFDIGLIAFAFANVIFLVLPWLDRDPAILPAHKRPVFFIWFWILMADLIVLTVYGKLPPTGVNAWVGFFAATLFIIMFLVLPIVTKIDAKKRGAL encoded by the coding sequence ATGGCAAAATTTGAAAAAGCTAACTCTGTTGGTGAATGGTTAGACCAAAGGTTAAATACTACAACATTCAATAAAGTTATGATGACTGAATATTGGATTCCAAAAGATATTAACTTCTTATGGGCAATGGGTGTATTATTAGCTACTACATTTGGTATTTTAATCATTTCTGGTATTTTCTTAATGATGTATTACAAACCAGATATTGGTTTAGCATTTGATTCTGTTAACTACACAATTATGCAAGAAGTTGCATTTGGTTGGTTATTTAGACATATGCATGGTGTTGCAGCTTCGGTTGTATTCTTAATTATTTATATTCACATGTTTACAGGTATCTACTACGGTTCTTATAAGCAAGGTAGAGAAATGATTTGGATTTCAGGTATGTTATTATTTATGACATTCTCTGCTGCTGGATTCTCTGGATATATGTTACCATGGGGACAAATGTCTTACTGGGCTGCTATGGTTATTACAAACTTATTTGGTGGAGTTCCTGTAATTGGTGATGCTTTAGTTATTTGGATTAGAGGTGATTTTAATGTGGCCGATGCTACATTAACTAGATTCTTCATGTTACACGTATTCTTATTACCTATTACTATTATGGGTATTATTGGATTACACTTCTATACATTAAGAATTCCTCACGTTAACAACCAAACTTCTGATGAATTTGATTTTGATGAAGAAGCTGAAAAATATTTAGCTGGAAATAAAAAAGAGTCAAAAGTTATTCCTTTCTGGCCTGTATTTATTTCTAAAGATTTAGCTGTATTAGGTATTTTCTTAATATTCTACTTCTATTTAGTATTCTTCCATTATAACTTTGCAATGGATCCAGTTAACTTTGATCCTGCTGATAATATGGTAACACCTGCTCACATTTATCCTGAGTGGTATTTCTTATGGTCGTATGAAGTATTAAGAGGTTTCTTCTTTGATATTGCTGGATTTAAAGCCTTTGATATTGGATTAATTGCATTTGCATTTGCAAACGTTATTTTCTTAGTATTACCATGGTTAGATAGAGATCCTGCAATTTTACCAGCACACAAAAGACCTGTGTTCTTTATTTGGTTCTGGATATTAATGGCAGATTTAATTGTACTTACTGTTTATGGTAAATTACCACCAACAGGTGTAAATGCATGGGTTGGTTTCTTTGCAGCAACATTATTTATTATTATGTTCTTAGTACTACCAATTGTTACAAAAATAGACGCTAAGAAAAGGGGAGCATTATAA
- a CDS encoding 7-carboxy-7-deazaguanine synthase QueE, protein MLEINEIFGPTIQGEGKLVGTPSVFIRFGKCNFNCVGFDVEYETPSGIKKCGCDSFYAVDKEFKDSWTNYKSYEEIVKEVDILTKQSASLYKMDIVITGGEPLLYWNKDEFQKLLKHYIEEGHQVTIETNASLNLNFTYDYQEKIIFSMSVKLSNSLESLKKRVNYETLNKILTKTNDSYLKFVIDTKIIENAKKEIETILDNIPKTQVYLMPLGDTAASINENCEEVIQMAIDYGYLYCDRLHIRVWDNKRGV, encoded by the coding sequence ATGCTTGAAATAAATGAAATTTTTGGTCCTACTATTCAAGGTGAAGGAAAACTAGTAGGAACACCTTCAGTTTTTATTCGTTTTGGAAAATGCAATTTTAATTGTGTTGGTTTTGATGTAGAGTATGAAACACCAAGTGGAATTAAAAAATGTGGCTGTGATTCATTTTATGCAGTTGATAAAGAATTCAAAGACTCTTGGACAAACTACAAATCTTACGAAGAGATTGTAAAAGAAGTAGATATCTTAACAAAACAATCAGCATCCCTATATAAAATGGATATTGTAATTACAGGTGGAGAGCCTTTACTTTATTGGAATAAAGATGAATTTCAAAAACTATTAAAACACTATATTGAAGAAGGTCATCAAGTAACAATTGAAACTAATGCCTCTTTAAATCTTAATTTCACATATGATTACCAAGAAAAAATCATATTTTCAATGAGTGTTAAATTAAGTAATTCGCTTGAATCATTAAAAAAAAGAGTTAATTATGAGACTTTAAATAAGATATTAACAAAGACCAATGACTCTTATTTAAAGTTTGTAATTGATACAAAAATCATAGAAAATGCAAAAAAAGAGATTGAAACAATATTAGATAATATTCCAAAAACACAAGTTTATTTAATGCCCTTAGGTGATACAGCAGCTAGCATAAATGAAAATTGTGAAGAAGTTATTCAAATGGCAATTGATTATGGCTATTTATATTGTGATAGATTACATATTAGAGTATGGGATAATAAAAGGGGCGTATAG
- a CDS encoding 16S rRNA (uracil(1498)-N(3))-methyltransferase: MQFTYDINCGNEFLEISDDTYKYLIKARRHKINDEIYFRNLKNDLLYLYKLSSINRRSASFNLISSEEKIVRNENSLHLIWCLVDPKTIEKYLASLNELGVEKITFVYCEYSQKNFKLNFEKLEKILINSSSQCGRSDIIKLDFCNSLEEVMKENENVYFLDFSDISIDDKKEDIKTLVIGCEGGFSKDERLTFNKEKIVGFKSNIILRSETAILSAASKILI, encoded by the coding sequence ATGCAATTCACTTATGATATTAATTGCGGAAATGAATTCTTAGAAATAAGTGATGATACATATAAATATTTAATAAAAGCAAGAAGGCACAAAATTAATGATGAAATATATTTTAGAAATTTAAAGAATGATTTGCTTTATTTATATAAGCTAAGTTCAATAAATAGAAGAAGTGCTAGTTTTAATTTAATTTCAAGTGAAGAAAAAATAGTAAGAAATGAAAATAGTTTACATTTAATTTGGTGTTTAGTTGATCCTAAAACAATTGAGAAGTATTTAGCTTCTTTAAATGAATTAGGAGTTGAAAAAATTACTTTTGTTTATTGTGAATATTCACAAAAGAATTTTAAATTAAATTTTGAGAAGTTAGAAAAAATATTAATTAATTCTTCTTCTCAATGTGGAAGATCAGATATTATAAAATTAGATTTTTGTAATTCATTAGAAGAAGTTATGAAAGAAAATGAGAATGTTTATTTCTTGGATTTTTCAGATATTTCAATTGATGATAAAAAAGAAGATATTAAAACTTTAGTTATTGGTTGTGAAGGTGGCTTCTCAAAAGATGAAAGATTGACTTTTAACAAAGAGAAGATAGTTGGTTTTAAATCAAATATAATATTAAGAAGTGAAACAGCAATATTAAGTGCAGCATCTAAAATATTAATATAA
- a CDS encoding beta-ketoacyl-ACP synthase II, with amino-acid sequence MKRVVITGLGTINSIGHNVEDSFKAVVDGVCGIDTITLFDIEQFPVKIAGEVKDFDPTTVMDKKEVKKADRFIQLGIKAAHEAMMDCGLAGEDGKVAIEDSERFGVISASGIGGLSTIEKNSVVCANRGPKRISPFFIPSSLVNMLSGFISIAHGLKGPSLSHVTACAASTHALNDAVKTIALNGADRILVVGAESAICGAGMGGFASMKALSSRNDDPKTASRPFDKDRDGFVMGEGAGALVVETLESAKARGAKIYCEIIGFGESADANHITAPVMEGPLRSMKAAISMASANLGEDVKIDYINSHGTSTPVGDGNESKAIVELFNGVENCPPVTSTKGQIGHCLGAAGAIEAIFAIKSLNEGIIPPTINIQNQDPECPLDYVPNTARKVELTTVMSNNFGFGGTNGTVIFKKYQD; translated from the coding sequence ATGAAAAGAGTAGTTATAACTGGATTAGGAACTATCAATTCAATAGGACATAATGTTGAAGATTCATTCAAAGCTGTAGTTGACGGTGTTTGTGGAATTGATACAATCACACTATTTGATATTGAACAATTCCCTGTAAAAATTGCAGGAGAAGTAAAAGATTTCGATCCAACAACTGTAATGGATAAAAAAGAAGTTAAAAAAGCAGATAGATTTATTCAATTAGGTATAAAAGCAGCACATGAAGCTATGATGGATTGTGGCTTAGCTGGTGAAGATGGTAAAGTAGCAATCGAAGATTCTGAAAGATTTGGTGTTATTTCAGCTTCTGGAATTGGTGGATTATCTACTATTGAAAAGAACTCAGTAGTATGTGCTAATAGAGGTCCTAAAAGAATATCACCATTCTTTATTCCTTCATCATTAGTAAATATGCTAAGTGGTTTTATTTCAATTGCACATGGATTAAAAGGTCCTTCATTATCACATGTAACTGCTTGTGCAGCTTCTACACATGCATTAAATGATGCAGTAAAAACTATTGCACTTAATGGTGCAGATAGAATTTTAGTAGTAGGTGCTGAAAGTGCTATTTGTGGTGCAGGAATGGGTGGTTTTGCATCTATGAAAGCATTATCATCAAGAAATGATGATCCTAAAACTGCATCAAGACCATTTGATAAAGATAGAGATGGGTTTGTAATGGGTGAAGGTGCAGGTGCTCTTGTAGTTGAAACACTTGAATCAGCAAAAGCACGTGGTGCAAAAATCTATTGTGAAATTATTGGTTTTGGTGAATCTGCAGATGCCAACCATATTACAGCACCTGTTATGGAAGGTCCATTAAGATCAATGAAAGCTGCTATATCTATGGCAAGTGCTAATCTTGGTGAAGATGTTAAAATTGATTACATTAATTCTCATGGTACATCAACACCAGTTGGAGATGGTAATGAATCAAAAGCGATTGTTGAACTATTTAATGGTGTTGAAAACTGTCCACCTGTTACATCTACAAAAGGTCAAATTGGTCATTGTTTAGGAGCAGCAGGTGCTATTGAAGCAATTTTTGCAATTAAATCATTGAATGAAGGAATTATTCCTCCAACAATTAATATTCAAAACCAAGACCCTGAATGTCCTTTAGATTATGTTCCAAATACTGCTAGAAAAGTAGAATTAACAACAGTTATGAGTAATAACTTTGGATTTGGTGGAACTAACGGTACTGTAATCTTTAAAAAATACCAAGATTAA
- a CDS encoding c-type cytochrome encodes MRELKILAVVVALTLITYWGVEPFAHSQMHPHVAPADFKFEDVQKDVADVTSLEGNATAGEALVTANCTACHSIKSKGFPEIMDNASSAAAYGVTPPDLGSAGKLYDAAYLAAFIKNPAKASDVSHKFVDGRAHPMPGYDWMQPQEIADMVAYLKSIAPEEMSNKEVFTDACQRCHSIKYADMQKGTMAAFTPDENIKAYMGKLPPDLSQYIKSRGHEYLETFINLPQKHLEGTAMPRVGLTEESQEQVVTYLEEIGDPSKEARSELGPKFLIYMVIFAIFAFLWKNSKWREVH; translated from the coding sequence ATGAGAGAATTAAAAATACTAGCAGTAGTAGTAGCTTTAACGCTTATTACATACTGGGGAGTTGAGCCATTTGCTCACTCTCAAATGCACCCACATGTTGCACCTGCAGATTTTAAATTTGAAGATGTACAAAAAGACGTTGCTGATGTTACTTCATTAGAAGGTAATGCAACAGCAGGTGAAGCATTAGTTACTGCAAACTGTACTGCTTGTCACTCTATTAAATCTAAAGGTTTCCCTGAGATTATGGATAATGCAAGTTCAGCAGCAGCTTACGGTGTTACACCTCCTGATTTAGGAAGTGCAGGAAAATTATATGATGCTGCTTATTTAGCTGCATTTATTAAAAACCCTGCAAAAGCTTCTGATGTTTCTCATAAATTTGTTGATGGACGTGCTCATCCAATGCCTGGTTATGATTGGATGCAACCACAAGAAATTGCTGATATGGTAGCATACTTAAAATCTATTGCTCCAGAAGAAATGAGTAATAAAGAAGTATTTACAGATGCTTGTCAAAGATGTCACTCAATCAAATACGCTGATATGCAAAAAGGTACAATGGCAGCATTTACACCTGATGAAAATATCAAAGCATATATGGGTAAACTACCACCTGATTTATCTCAATACATTAAATCAAGAGGACATGAATATTTAGAAACATTCATTAATTTACCTCAAAAACATCTTGAAGGTACTGCAATGCCTAGAGTTGGATTAACTGAAGAATCTCAAGAACAAGTTGTAACTTATCTTGAAGAAATTGGAGATCCAAGTAAAGAAGCTAGATCTGAATTAGGACCTAAATTCTTAATTTATATGGTAATCTTTGCTATATTTGCATTCTTATGGAAAAACTCTAAATGGAGAGAAGTTCACTAG
- a CDS encoding molybdopterin molybdotransferase MoeA, translating to MAISVNDAINIISNIKTTLKYEIIPIEDAVNRICAQEVIASSSLPKFDNSAMDGYAIIYNNKENELEIIDTIFAGDDNKTALKENTCIKIMTGARVPLNTTAIIPKEDVKTIDNKIKILENVKEFQHVRFIGEDIKTGEKLIDIADEINFAKITLLASQGISHIKVYKKPKIVVFSSGEELKLHYQKIQDHQIYNSNTPTFIARAKELGCDVTFIGQAKDSIEAIKELVLNSLDADLIVTSGGVSVGDADFTKDAFNELDFETLIDGIKIKPGKPTIFGKINNTYILNLPGNPLASALIFELFGKILIQKLLGSSEINPNYIETNISEDFKTRKGRITIIPGYFNGQEFTLARKRSPGMVSILSSCNSIIVLDEKVEFLGKNSKVKILPINWKFFSKDKKDFLTYE from the coding sequence ATGGCTATTAGTGTTAATGATGCAATAAATATTATTTCAAATATCAAAACAACTTTAAAATATGAAATCATACCAATTGAAGATGCTGTTAATAGAATTTGTGCGCAAGAGGTAATAGCAAGTTCTTCTTTACCTAAATTTGACAATTCTGCAATGGATGGCTATGCAATAATATACAATAATAAAGAAAATGAACTTGAAATAATAGACACAATTTTTGCAGGTGATGATAATAAAACTGCTCTAAAAGAAAATACATGTATTAAAATAATGACAGGAGCTAGAGTTCCTTTAAATACAACAGCTATTATTCCAAAAGAAGATGTAAAAACTATAGATAACAAAATAAAAATATTAGAAAATGTTAAAGAATTTCAACATGTTAGATTTATTGGTGAAGATATAAAAACTGGTGAGAAGTTAATTGATATTGCAGACGAAATAAATTTTGCAAAAATTACACTTCTTGCAAGTCAAGGAATTTCTCACATAAAAGTTTATAAAAAACCAAAAATCGTAGTATTTTCAAGTGGTGAAGAATTAAAATTGCACTACCAAAAAATACAAGATCATCAAATATATAATTCAAATACACCTACATTTATAGCGCGTGCCAAAGAGCTTGGTTGTGATGTTACATTTATAGGACAGGCAAAAGATAGTATTGAAGCAATTAAAGAATTAGTATTAAATTCACTTGATGCCGATTTAATAGTAACCTCAGGTGGGGTATCTGTTGGTGATGCTGATTTTACAAAAGATGCTTTTAATGAATTAGATTTTGAAACCTTAATTGATGGTATTAAGATAAAACCAGGGAAACCTACAATATTTGGTAAAATAAATAACACATATATTTTAAACCTGCCAGGGAACCCACTTGCATCTGCATTAATTTTTGAACTGTTTGGGAAAATATTAATTCAAAAACTATTAGGTTCAAGCGAAATAAATCCAAATTATATAGAAACAAACATAAGTGAAGATTTTAAAACACGAAAAGGAAGAATTACAATTATTCCAGGATATTTTAATGGACAAGAATTTACACTTGCAAGAAAAAGATCACCAGGTATGGTTTCAATTCTATCTTCATGTAATTCAATAATAGTATTAGATGAAAAAGTTGAGTTTTTAGGAAAAAACTCAAAAGTGAAAATACTACCAATAAATTGGAAATTCTTTAGCAAAGATAAAAAGGACTTTTTAACATATGAGTAA
- a CDS encoding 6-carboxytetrahydropterin synthase, whose amino-acid sequence MHWKISKEFDFCYGHRVWSQTLNTEFSLDGCLKCRHLHGHQGKILVYLEAEELKDGMVTDFKHLNWFKVFIDDVLDHKFILDINDPLFETLIPNVSKKELIFFEEGYSIIDLNKFSNEAIHLKELYEGYIIVDFVPTSENLSAWFLRIVQKKMNKLNVKVSHIEFLETPKSKSTFYA is encoded by the coding sequence ATGCATTGGAAAATATCAAAAGAGTTTGATTTTTGTTATGGACATAGAGTTTGGTCACAAACTTTAAACACAGAATTTTCACTAGATGGGTGTTTGAAATGTAGACACTTACATGGTCATCAAGGGAAAATTCTAGTTTACCTTGAAGCAGAAGAATTAAAAGATGGAATGGTAACTGATTTTAAGCATTTAAATTGGTTTAAAGTTTTTATTGATGATGTACTTGATCATAAATTTATTTTAGATATTAATGATCCTTTATTTGAAACCTTAATACCAAATGTTTCAAAAAAAGAATTAATATTTTTTGAAGAAGGCTATTCAATAATAGATTTAAATAAGTTTTCAAATGAAGCCATACATTTAAAAGAACTTTACGAAGGTTATATTATTGTTGATTTTGTACCAACAAGTGAAAATTTATCAGCTTGGTTTTTAAGAATTGTACAAAAGAAAATGAATAAATTAAATGTAAAAGTTTCGCATATAGAATTTTTAGAAACACCAAAGAGTAAAAGCACATTTTATGCTTGA